One Candidatus Devosia phytovorans genomic window carries:
- a CDS encoding glycosyltransferase, whose translation MSSDSVGVVVIGRNEGQRLVDCLASLGELSARTVYVDSGSSDGSQIKAEMAGVAVIDLDQALPFTAARARNAGYAALLKSHPDLHHVQFVDGDCTLDPRWIETASVFLDGRPEIALVCGRRRERHPEHSVYNAMCDAEWNGPKGDIVESGGDFLIRTECFSAVGGFRDSLIAGEEPELCLRLRERGWNIWRLDAEMTLHDANILQFRQWWRRALRAGHAFAEVAFLHRGSPKRIWQRNVIRALAWSAIAPIALLGTLITPWSLLLLLAYPANILRQAGRSGLSPSSWRAALYSTIGKFPEAQGVIKYHLTRLRQGRSTLIEYK comes from the coding sequence ATGAGCAGCGACAGCGTCGGTGTCGTGGTCATCGGCCGCAATGAGGGCCAGCGGCTGGTCGATTGCCTCGCCTCGCTCGGCGAGCTGTCGGCGCGGACGGTCTATGTCGACTCCGGCTCCTCCGACGGCAGCCAGATCAAGGCCGAAATGGCTGGTGTCGCTGTCATCGACCTCGACCAGGCGCTGCCTTTTACCGCCGCCCGGGCCCGCAATGCCGGCTATGCCGCCCTGTTGAAGAGCCATCCCGACCTGCACCATGTCCAGTTCGTCGATGGCGACTGTACCCTCGATCCACGCTGGATCGAGACGGCGAGTGTGTTTCTCGATGGGCGGCCCGAAATTGCCCTGGTCTGCGGCCGGCGCCGAGAACGCCATCCCGAACACTCCGTCTACAATGCCATGTGCGACGCGGAGTGGAATGGGCCCAAGGGCGATATCGTCGAGAGTGGCGGGGACTTTCTGATCCGGACCGAGTGCTTTTCCGCTGTGGGTGGTTTTCGCGACAGCCTGATTGCCGGTGAGGAGCCCGAGCTTTGCCTGCGTCTGCGCGAGCGCGGCTGGAACATCTGGCGCCTCGATGCCGAGATGACACTGCATGACGCCAATATCCTGCAGTTCCGGCAATGGTGGCGCCGCGCCCTGCGGGCCGGCCACGCCTTTGCCGAAGTGGCCTTCCTTCACCGCGGGTCCCCCAAGCGGATCTGGCAGCGCAATGTGATCCGAGCGCTGGCCTGGTCGGCCATTGCACCGATCGCGCTCCTCGGGACCTTGATCACACCATGGTCGCTCCTGTTGTTGCTGGCCTATCCAGCCAATATCCTGCGCCAGGCCGGGCGGTCCGGATTGTCGCCCTCATCCTGGCGTGCTGCGCTCTATTCGACGATCGGCAAGTTCCCCGAGGCACAGGGCGTAATCAAATATCATCTGACCCGCCTGCGGCAGGGCCGATCCACCCTGATCGAATACAAATAG
- a CDS encoding polysaccharide biosynthesis/export family protein, protein MHATKLFSLLCFLFCAQPVFAQSTYRLQPGDAVEIWVAQSADLTRNVTLAPDGWISMPLAGAMQAQGMTIEALQGALIDRLQPFFKEDVGLNVSLVPSEQNQPSIFIAGDVEAPGQYPFRPGMTVLHAVSVAGGLYRTALEASDRDRSMEVQGLIANGQKRMDELNIIIARLNAQIAGQDEFTVPAEVSAAGAAGFAGREQSLMTMQDNNIRDQQAASARLTTINQESIAAIDDQIKGITERIALSQERLSATSTLAERGVVQASQVREIEVNIVDMQTSISQLRTSIATQQAAIMTEQSRVATLVQQYHVGLVTDLSAAEREREALTEDLANYLQTLSLYEPSAESPTVLRYEIIRTSDSGELDVDATERSTILAGDLIRVTMSTLDAEPGTSAATPVPDNTTSLPTAVSEPS, encoded by the coding sequence ATGCACGCAACTAAGTTGTTTTCTCTGCTGTGCTTTCTTTTTTGCGCGCAGCCAGTTTTTGCCCAGTCGACCTACCGACTCCAGCCCGGAGACGCCGTCGAAATCTGGGTTGCGCAGTCGGCCGACTTGACGCGGAACGTTACGCTCGCCCCTGACGGATGGATTTCCATGCCGCTTGCCGGTGCGATGCAGGCACAGGGCATGACGATCGAGGCGCTGCAGGGCGCGCTGATCGACCGGCTGCAGCCGTTTTTCAAGGAAGACGTGGGGCTCAACGTATCGCTGGTGCCCAGCGAACAGAACCAGCCCAGCATCTTCATTGCTGGCGATGTCGAAGCCCCCGGCCAATATCCATTCCGCCCCGGCATGACTGTGCTGCATGCGGTCAGTGTTGCCGGCGGGCTCTACCGCACCGCGCTCGAAGCCTCCGACCGCGACCGGTCGATGGAAGTCCAGGGGCTGATCGCCAATGGGCAGAAGCGCATGGACGAGCTCAACATCATCATTGCCCGGCTCAATGCGCAGATAGCCGGCCAGGACGAATTCACCGTGCCTGCCGAAGTGAGCGCGGCTGGGGCCGCTGGCTTTGCCGGTCGCGAACAATCGCTGATGACGATGCAGGACAACAATATCCGCGACCAGCAGGCTGCATCCGCCAGGCTGACGACGATCAACCAGGAGTCGATCGCGGCGATCGACGACCAGATCAAGGGCATCACCGAGCGTATCGCCCTGTCACAGGAACGCCTGTCAGCGACCAGCACCCTGGCGGAGCGCGGCGTGGTGCAAGCGAGCCAGGTGCGCGAAATCGAGGTCAATATCGTCGATATGCAAACCTCCATCAGCCAGTTGCGGACCAGCATTGCGACACAGCAGGCCGCGATCATGACCGAGCAAAGCCGGGTCGCCACGCTGGTCCAGCAGTATCATGTTGGGCTCGTCACAGACCTGAGCGCCGCCGAGCGGGAGCGCGAGGCCTTGACCGAAGATCTGGCGAATTATCTGCAGACGCTGTCACTCTATGAGCCATCAGCCGAGAGCCCGACCGTCCTGCGCTACGAAATCATTCGTACCAGCGACAGCGGCGAACTTGATGTCGACGCCACCGAGCGCAGCACGATCCTTGCCGGTGACCTGATCCGCGTCACCATGAGCACGCTCGACGCGGAGCCCGGCACATCGGCTGCGACACCTGTCCCGGACAACACGACCTCGCTGCCGACGGCAGTGAGCGAACCCAGCTAG
- a CDS encoding SDR family oxidoreductase codes for MLDASEISASDIAIVGMALRVPGANTVSDFWANLLGGVESIRQLTPEELAEAERAGDPIHEANYVPRTSDLQEMEFFDADFFGLSPKEAAVMDPQHRHFLECAWEALEDAARMPSRQQGPVGVFAASGMGSYFYFNVCSDRELVDQTGMFLLRHTGNDKDFLSTRVSFSLDLRGPSVNVQTACSSSLVAVHYAAQSLMNGECDMALAGGVTIEQPHRRGYSFQEGEILSPDGHCRAFDHRAAGTVFGSGVGVVALRRLSDAIADGDTIHAVIKASAINNDGASKAGYLAPSVTGQAEAIIEAQGLGGIEPDSIGYVECHGTGTYLGDPIEIQALTEAFRLGTQRRNFCRVGSVKSNIGHLDTAAGVVSLIKAALTVKHGKIPPTLGFEKPNPAIDFTNSPFVVNDKLTDWAATAAPRRAGINSLGVGGTNAHVVIEQPPKVASATAGGDSEPTLLLLSAKSRKALDAAQVRLGEFIRDNADTPLADIAHTLLHGREAFEHRAALAVRDHADASNALLTPELKRVSAHTALDNASGAVFLFPGGGAQHHGMARNLYRNDKAFQRLVDEGIAYLPVPAAAELRTAWLEADEPAARLLRPSIQLPAILIIEVALGRLFMARGITPKALVGHSMGENSAACLAGVFTFKDAVNLVRLRGELFESLPKGGMLSVPVGEAQLRDLLPAELDMASVNAPGLCVVSGPDEALDGFTERLKAQGIDASRITIDVAAHSQMLEPILAPFRAFLASIRLSPPNIRIISNVTGQTLSAADATSPDYWTRHLRSTVRFEQCLAELSGDASLIYIETGPSRALSSLAKAQGNIDANRVINALPHPDEKVDDQIYCLTAIGRVWATGLSVPAEKLVSAGRRIHLPSYPFQHRKFFIERQQPSAEGEAPLLRLDDMAAWGYRPAWRRSVPDIVAGGTAEKHTFLVFLNDADTGQRLAQRLRDQGHRVVTIAAGDGFARRDADTYVVCPEHGRAGYDALAAGLAADQVNPDRVAYLPLLTHTASFRPGSSFFNRIQENGFQGLMHLMQALSEANIAPKLHITAITNGAQQVDGEGLAHPEKATLEGPALVIPREFEGTTLRLIDVELETRAAANRGSKSKASTVTADDLLETLVDELSADAGSEVVAWRKARRWSRTHVALPLTEPQDRTALFRDNGTYLLTGGLGDLALTFASQLVTTKKARIALLARTALPTREQWPVLTRVLPITDRRRTAISAIEAMEQAGGEVLALQGDVTNPLDVKNALDQITAKWGSLTGVLHTAGMVDDAPLLAKTVESAELVLAPKVVGTMVLAEALADQPIETLVLFSSTSSDSAPAGQVDYVAANAFLNAFAESQASRTDRKTVAVHWGIWTQVGMAARSIVESDEATRTLQPAKGPFFQRWIEDGDGTVWLEADIAARTNWLFNEHRLASGEALMPGTGYVELISQAMREADLPAMAITDLEFRSPMFAPEGQLLSVRLGFGYAHGAYSVTVASSTGDGVIVNALAHLTPAQPVLATLDVATIQARTTLRTAAAQPGEALKSAQEDHLRFGPRWKVLRTQQSGANEAFARLALADSFKPDLAAGYQTHPGLLDIATGFAMDIVPGYTGSNTLWAPASYGRITQLQPLPAEIVSWVRLADSTAYGEGFAGFDIVLATPEGAVLLVVEKLLLRRIEASQGLVRMPAPKRHQTVSGNAQRQLAKQVRQGILPHEALDVLERALATGATQPVVSSMDLPGLIRRADLMASGPRKSGLDFGRSTDLDSSFVAPSTTTELRLASFWRELLGIEQIGIDDNFFDIGGHSLVAVRLFRSIRKEFGVDLPISTLFEAPTIALLCKLLPVAANDELDVKPAADAQLAVALTHRVAMHIPADASATPLFICAGMFGNVLNLRQLARQVGTQRPVYGLQARGIYGDTPPHETFEEAAASCIVEMRAIHPEGPYLLAGFSGGGLVAYEMAQQLKAAGEEVSQLIMLDTPLPTQPDLSKFDRVTMKLQDLRRDGTGFFTRWIADRIAWQQEKLQKQEGLAVAGGTDRLNNEAVEAAFRRALIRYQVRPYAGSVALFRPQPEIEYHLSNGRKLMAGRNFFFEDNGWTPLVDTLSVVVVPGDHDSMVLDPSVRVLSNHIRRLLAAADTGVDKRKAAE; via the coding sequence ATGTTGGACGCTTCAGAGATTTCCGCGAGTGACATCGCCATCGTCGGCATGGCGCTGCGCGTTCCCGGAGCAAACACGGTCTCGGACTTCTGGGCCAACCTGTTGGGTGGTGTGGAATCCATCCGCCAGCTGACGCCCGAGGAACTGGCCGAAGCCGAGCGGGCCGGCGATCCGATCCACGAAGCCAATTACGTGCCGCGCACCTCCGACCTGCAGGAGATGGAATTTTTCGACGCCGACTTCTTTGGCCTCAGCCCCAAGGAAGCCGCGGTCATGGACCCCCAGCATCGCCACTTCCTCGAATGCGCCTGGGAGGCGCTCGAGGATGCCGCCCGCATGCCCAGCCGCCAGCAGGGCCCCGTCGGCGTTTTTGCCGCCAGCGGCATGGGCAGCTATTTCTATTTCAACGTTTGCAGCGACCGCGAACTGGTCGACCAGACCGGCATGTTCCTGCTGCGCCACACCGGCAATGACAAGGACTTCTTGTCCACCCGCGTCTCCTTCAGCCTCGACCTGCGCGGCCCCAGCGTCAATGTGCAGACCGCCTGCTCCTCCTCGCTGGTCGCCGTGCATTACGCCGCCCAGAGCCTGATGAATGGCGAATGTGACATGGCGCTGGCCGGTGGCGTCACCATCGAGCAGCCGCATCGCCGCGGCTATAGCTTCCAGGAAGGGGAAATCCTCTCCCCCGATGGCCATTGCCGCGCCTTCGATCATCGCGCTGCCGGCACGGTGTTCGGCAGCGGTGTCGGCGTCGTCGCACTGCGTCGCCTTTCCGATGCCATCGCCGATGGCGATACCATCCATGCCGTCATCAAGGCTTCCGCCATCAACAATGACGGCGCCAGCAAGGCGGGCTATCTCGCCCCCAGCGTCACCGGCCAGGCCGAAGCGATCATCGAGGCCCAGGGCCTCGGCGGCATCGAACCCGACAGTATCGGCTATGTCGAATGCCACGGCACCGGCACCTATCTCGGCGATCCCATCGAAATCCAGGCGCTGACCGAAGCCTTCCGCCTCGGCACCCAGCGCCGCAATTTCTGCCGCGTCGGTTCGGTCAAATCCAATATCGGCCACCTCGATACGGCCGCCGGCGTCGTCAGCCTCATCAAGGCTGCGCTGACCGTCAAGCACGGCAAGATCCCGCCTACGCTTGGTTTTGAAAAGCCCAATCCGGCCATCGATTTCACCAATAGCCCCTTTGTTGTCAACGACAAGCTGACCGATTGGGCGGCGACCGCTGCGCCGCGTCGCGCTGGCATCAATTCGCTGGGTGTCGGCGGCACCAATGCACATGTCGTCATCGAGCAGCCGCCTAAGGTGGCCTCCGCGACCGCCGGGGGCGACAGCGAACCGACCTTGCTGCTGCTCTCGGCCAAGAGCCGTAAGGCGCTCGACGCGGCCCAGGTCCGCCTCGGCGAATTCATCCGCGATAACGCCGATACCCCGCTTGCCGACATCGCCCATACGCTACTCCATGGCCGTGAGGCTTTCGAGCATCGCGCCGCCCTCGCCGTGCGCGACCATGCCGATGCCAGCAACGCCTTGCTGACACCCGAGCTCAAGCGCGTGTCCGCACACACAGCGCTCGACAATGCTTCCGGCGCGGTTTTCCTCTTCCCCGGCGGTGGAGCCCAGCACCACGGCATGGCGCGCAATCTCTATCGCAACGACAAGGCCTTCCAGCGCCTCGTCGATGAAGGCATTGCCTATCTGCCTGTCCCGGCCGCTGCCGAACTGCGCACCGCCTGGCTCGAAGCCGACGAGCCCGCTGCCCGCCTGCTGCGCCCCTCGATCCAGCTGCCCGCCATTCTCATCATCGAGGTTGCCCTCGGCCGCCTCTTCATGGCGCGCGGCATTACGCCCAAGGCGCTAGTTGGCCACTCCATGGGCGAAAATTCTGCGGCCTGTCTTGCCGGTGTTTTCACCTTCAAGGATGCGGTCAACCTCGTCCGCCTGCGCGGCGAGCTCTTCGAAAGCCTGCCCAAAGGCGGCATGCTGTCGGTGCCGGTCGGCGAGGCACAGCTACGCGACCTGCTCCCGGCAGAACTCGACATGGCCTCGGTCAATGCCCCCGGCCTCTGCGTTGTCTCCGGCCCCGATGAGGCGCTCGATGGCTTTACCGAACGCCTCAAGGCCCAAGGGATCGATGCCAGCCGCATCACCATCGACGTCGCTGCTCATTCGCAGATGCTCGAGCCGATCCTCGCGCCTTTCCGGGCCTTCCTCGCCAGCATCCGCCTCAGCCCGCCCAACATCCGCATCATCTCCAATGTCACCGGACAGACGCTGTCTGCCGCCGATGCCACCAGCCCGGATTACTGGACGCGCCACCTGCGTTCCACAGTGCGCTTCGAACAGTGCCTGGCCGAACTGAGCGGCGATGCATCGCTCATCTATATCGAGACCGGTCCGTCGCGCGCCCTGTCCTCGTTGGCCAAGGCGCAGGGCAATATCGACGCCAACCGCGTCATCAACGCCCTGCCGCATCCCGATGAAAAGGTCGATGACCAGATCTATTGCCTGACCGCCATCGGTCGCGTCTGGGCCACCGGCCTCTCGGTGCCGGCCGAAAAGCTCGTCTCCGCCGGCCGCCGTATTCACTTGCCCAGCTATCCCTTCCAGCATCGCAAATTCTTCATCGAGCGCCAGCAGCCGTCAGCCGAGGGCGAAGCCCCGCTGCTGCGTCTCGACGACATGGCCGCCTGGGGCTATCGCCCGGCCTGGCGCCGCTCCGTCCCCGACATCGTCGCCGGTGGCACCGCCGAGAAGCACACTTTTCTTGTCTTCCTCAACGACGCCGATACCGGGCAACGCCTAGCGCAACGCCTGCGCGATCAGGGCCATCGCGTCGTGACCATCGCCGCTGGCGATGGCTTCGCGCGCCGCGATGCCGATACCTATGTCGTCTGCCCCGAACATGGCCGCGCCGGCTATGACGCGCTCGCCGCCGGCCTTGCCGCCGATCAGGTCAACCCCGACCGCGTCGCCTACCTGCCGCTGCTGACCCACACCGCCAGCTTCCGCCCCGGCTCGAGCTTCTTCAACCGCATCCAGGAAAATGGCTTCCAGGGCCTGATGCATCTCATGCAGGCGCTGTCCGAGGCCAATATCGCGCCAAAGCTGCATATCACCGCCATCACCAATGGCGCCCAGCAGGTCGATGGCGAAGGCCTGGCGCATCCGGAAAAGGCCACGCTCGAAGGTCCGGCCCTCGTCATTCCGCGCGAATTCGAAGGCACCACCCTGCGCCTCATCGACGTGGAGCTTGAAACCCGCGCTGCCGCCAATCGTGGCAGCAAGTCCAAGGCGTCTACCGTCACCGCGGACGACCTGCTCGAAACGCTTGTAGACGAACTCTCCGCCGACGCAGGTTCCGAAGTTGTCGCCTGGCGCAAGGCCCGCCGCTGGTCGCGCACCCATGTCGCCTTGCCGCTCACCGAGCCGCAGGATCGCACCGCGCTGTTCCGCGACAATGGCACCTACCTGCTGACCGGTGGTCTCGGCGATCTCGCCCTGACCTTTGCATCCCAGCTCGTGACCACCAAAAAAGCCCGCATTGCGCTCCTCGCTCGCACGGCCCTGCCGACGCGCGAACAATGGCCAGTGCTCACCCGTGTCCTGCCAATCACTGACCGCCGCCGCACCGCCATCTCCGCCATCGAGGCCATGGAACAGGCTGGCGGCGAAGTGCTCGCGCTGCAGGGCGACGTCACCAATCCGCTCGATGTGAAGAACGCGCTCGACCAGATCACGGCGAAGTGGGGCAGCCTCACCGGCGTGCTCCACACGGCCGGCATGGTCGATGATGCGCCTTTGCTCGCCAAGACGGTCGAGTCCGCCGAGCTGGTGCTCGCGCCCAAGGTGGTCGGCACCATGGTGCTGGCCGAAGCCTTGGCCGATCAACCGATCGAAACCCTGGTGCTTTTCTCCTCGACCAGTAGCGATTCCGCGCCTGCCGGCCAGGTCGACTATGTCGCCGCCAATGCCTTCCTCAACGCCTTTGCCGAAAGCCAGGCATCGCGTACTGACCGCAAGACTGTTGCCGTCCACTGGGGCATCTGGACCCAGGTTGGTATGGCTGCCCGCAGCATTGTCGAAAGCGACGAAGCCACCAGGACGCTCCAGCCGGCCAAGGGCCCCTTCTTCCAGCGCTGGATCGAGGATGGCGACGGCACGGTCTGGCTCGAGGCCGACATCGCCGCCAGGACCAACTGGCTGTTCAATGAACACCGCCTGGCCTCCGGCGAAGCTCTCATGCCCGGCACTGGCTATGTCGAACTGATCAGCCAGGCCATGCGCGAGGCTGACCTGCCTGCCATGGCCATCACCGATCTCGAATTCCGCAGCCCCATGTTTGCTCCCGAGGGACAGCTTCTCTCGGTCCGCCTCGGCTTCGGCTATGCCCACGGCGCCTATTCGGTCACCGTCGCCTCCTCGACCGGCGATGGCGTCATCGTCAATGCCCTGGCCCATCTCACGCCGGCTCAACCGGTTCTCGCCACCCTGGATGTCGCGACGATCCAAGCCCGCACCACGCTGCGCACTGCTGCTGCCCAGCCCGGCGAAGCGCTGAAGTCTGCGCAGGAGGATCACCTGCGCTTCGGTCCGCGCTGGAAAGTGCTGCGCACCCAGCAATCCGGCGCCAATGAAGCCTTCGCCCGCCTGGCACTGGCCGATAGCTTCAAACCCGACCTCGCCGCTGGCTACCAGACCCATCCAGGCCTGCTTGATATCGCCACCGGCTTTGCCATGGATATCGTGCCCGGCTATACCGGCTCCAACACGCTGTGGGCGCCCGCCTCCTATGGCCGCATCACCCAGCTGCAGCCGCTGCCCGCCGAAATCGTCAGCTGGGTCCGCCTCGCCGACAGCACCGCCTATGGCGAAGGTTTTGCCGGTTTCGACATCGTGCTGGCCACCCCTGAAGGCGCAGTGCTGCTCGTGGTCGAAAAGCTCCTGCTCCGCCGCATCGAGGCATCGCAGGGTCTCGTCCGCATGCCCGCGCCCAAGCGGCACCAGACCGTTTCCGGCAATGCCCAGCGCCAGCTCGCCAAGCAGGTTCGCCAGGGCATCCTGCCGCATGAAGCGCTCGATGTCCTCGAGCGCGCCCTTGCCACCGGCGCCACCCAGCCCGTGGTCAGCTCCATGGATCTGCCCGGCCTCATCCGCCGCGCCGACCTGATGGCTTCGGGTCCGCGCAAGTCGGGGCTCGATTTCGGTCGCTCGACGGATCTCGACAGCAGCTTCGTCGCGCCCTCGACGACCACCGAACTGCGCCTTGCCAGCTTCTGGCGCGAACTGCTCGGCATCGAGCAGATCGGCATTGACGACAATTTCTTCGACATCGGCGGCCATTCGCTGGTCGCCGTGCGGCTGTTCCGCTCCATCCGCAAGGAATTTGGCGTCGATCTGCCGATCTCGACGCTCTTTGAAGCGCCCACCATTGCCTTGCTCTGCAAGCTCCTGCCGGTGGCTGCCAATGACGAACTCGACGTCAAGCCGGCAGCCGATGCCCAGCTCGCCGTGGCGCTGACCCATCGCGTTGCCATGCATATCCCCGCCGATGCCAGCGCCACCCCGCTGTTCATCTGCGCCGGCATGTTCGGCAATGTGCTCAACCTGCGCCAGCTGGCGCGTCAGGTCGGTACTCAGCGCCCGGTCTATGGCCTGCAGGCGCGCGGCATCTATGGCGATACGCCGCCGCATGAAACCTTCGAGGAAGCCGCTGCCAGCTGCATCGTCGAAATGCGGGCCATCCACCCCGAAGGCCCCTATCTCCTGGCCGGTTTCTCCGGCGGTGGTCTCGTTGCCTATGAAATGGCGCAACAGTTGAAAGCCGCCGGCGAAGAGGTCAGCCAACTGATCATGCTCGATACGCCGCTGCCGACCCAGCCCGACCTCAGCAAGTTCGACCGCGTCACCATGAAGCTGCAGGATCTGCGCC
- a CDS encoding glycosyltransferase family 2 protein: protein MHELTIAIVNYRTAHLTIDCLASIIADPFLPASTRVMVVDGVSGDGSGELIRSAIADNGWTDRIACIDLPINGGFAYGNNQAIHAADTRWDKARAYLLLNPDTLVRPGAIGHLVQFLARHADAGIVGSLLEDPDGTPQACSFRFPSALGEFEGEARLGPVSRLLDRWRVVLPIGASPSRADWVSGASMLVRREVLDQIGELDDGYFLYYEELDFCRRAADAGWQCWTVPQSHVVHLCGQSTGVSSREPRRLNRRPAYWFNSRNRYFEKHHSRIGKFAIDLAWMAGQSIWHLRQLLQRRPNNDPPFLVRDFLASLSPWASK, encoded by the coding sequence ATGCATGAATTGACGATCGCCATCGTGAACTACAGAACTGCCCACCTGACGATTGATTGCCTGGCCTCGATCATTGCCGATCCTTTCCTGCCAGCCTCGACGCGCGTCATGGTGGTCGATGGCGTATCCGGCGATGGTTCGGGAGAACTGATCCGGTCGGCGATCGCGGACAATGGCTGGACCGATCGCATCGCCTGCATCGACCTGCCCATCAATGGCGGTTTTGCCTATGGCAACAACCAGGCCATCCACGCCGCCGACACCCGCTGGGACAAGGCGCGTGCCTATCTGTTGCTCAATCCGGACACTCTGGTTCGACCCGGCGCCATCGGCCACCTGGTGCAATTCCTCGCCCGGCACGCTGATGCGGGCATCGTCGGCAGCCTGCTCGAAGACCCAGATGGCACACCCCAGGCCTGCTCGTTCCGTTTCCCCTCGGCCCTGGGTGAGTTCGAAGGCGAGGCGCGGTTAGGTCCCGTTTCGCGCCTGCTCGACCGCTGGCGCGTGGTGCTGCCGATCGGCGCGTCACCCAGTCGCGCCGACTGGGTCTCCGGCGCCTCCATGCTGGTCCGTCGCGAGGTTCTCGATCAGATCGGCGAACTGGATGACGGCTATTTCCTCTATTACGAGGAACTGGATTTCTGCCGTCGCGCCGCCGATGCCGGCTGGCAGTGCTGGACGGTGCCGCAGAGTCACGTCGTCCATTTGTGCGGGCAATCGACCGGCGTCAGCTCCAGGGAGCCGCGGCGCCTCAATCGCCGGCCCGCCTACTGGTTCAACTCGCGCAATCGCTATTTCGAAAAGCATCATTCGCGCATCGGCAAGTTTGCCATTGATCTCGCCTGGATGGCCGGTCAATCCATCTGGCACCTGCGTCAGCTGCTGCAGCGCCGGCCCAACAATGACCCGCCGTTCCTCGTGCGCGATTTCCTCGCCAGCCTGTCGCCCTGGGCGAGCAAATGA